TATTGTTGAAATATTCCTTCTTTGTGAGGTAGATAAAGTTGGCTTTGTGATAGGGTACATTGTCGTATAATTCGACAACAAAACTCCCCAGGCTGGTTGTAATTTTAATACGAGTGGTGGGTAGTCCCTTCTGATAATCAAAAAAGAAATCAATGGCATTTTCTTCTGTCAGCACAAAGGGTTCTTTTTCCTCAATGACGGAGGTGTCCTTCTGTTGTACTATTTTTGTGACTTCATTAAGGCTGTCTTCAGTAATTATATCAATGCTTTCTGAAGTTTGTTCTTTAGGAGTTTCTCCGCAAGCTAGTGCTAAAATTAGTACTATCATTGCCAGATACCTCAAGTTTTGAAAAATCATGGATTTTATAAAGTTTTCTGAACAGATATCAAAAATAAAAAATCTCCCACTTCCGGGCAGGGATGCACACTATAAAATGGCACCAGAAATCCGTATCCGAGAACTGGAAGAAGGAAATATTATCAGAAAAAACCCTAAAAAGGCAGGGGTCATGGCCCTTTTTTATCCAGGGGAAGCCTACCAGACACATTTGTTGTTAATCATGAGGCGTACCTATAAAGGAGTGCATTCTAGTCAGGTTGCCTTCCCCGGAGGGAAAAAAGAGAAAGGGGATGCTTCTATTCTTCACACGGCGCTGCGTGAGACCTATGAAGAAGTTGGAGTATTACCCGAAAAAATAGAGGTCATCAGAAGTGTAAGTGAGGTTTTTATTCCACCGAGTAATTTTGAAGTGCAGCCTTACGTAGGCCTCTACGCTGATCCTGCACCTTTTATCATACAGGAAGATGAGGTAGAACATTTGATAGAAGTCCCGCTGAATAAGGTTATGGATAATAGCTATCTCACTTCTCAAATCCTGTCTACCTCATATGCCTCCGAAATCGAGGTTCCGGCCTTCAATTTTAATGGTTATACGGTTTGGGGTGCCACTGCTATGATGCTAAATGAGATTAGGGAATTGATGAAGCAGGTGTTATAAGCCTAATTTTGTAGTTTTGTGCCTATGCCTTTATTCAAGAGAAATCCATTTGGTCATATCCTATTTGTAAAAAAATGGTTGATCCGCATTCTGGGGATTATGACGCATCAGCGTTACAAAGGGTTTAATACTCTGGAAATTGAAGGTTCTGAGATAGTACGGGATTTGCCCGGCCAGGGTGTACTTTTTGTGAGTAACCATCAAACCTATTTTGCTGATGTGGTTGCCATGTTCCATGTCTTTAATGCCAGCCTTAGCGGACGAGCGGATACCATTAAAAATGTAGGCTACCTCTGGAATCCGAAACTGAATATTTATTATGTCGCGGCAGCCGAGACCATGAGAAAAAGTCTCTTGACCAAGGTCCTGGCCTATGTGGGTTCTATAAGTATTGAACGTACCTGGCGGGCAGATGGACAAAACGTCAACCGGCAGGTAAAAATGAGTGACATTTCCAATATCGGAAAGGCGCTTCAGGATGGCTGGGTGATCACTTTCCCGCAGGGTACCACTACCCCCTGGAAGCCCCTTAGGAAGGGCACAGCTCATATTATAAAAAAGTATAAACCCATTGTAGTTCCGGTAGTCATTGACGGATTCAGGCGATCCTTCGATAAAAAGGGCCTCTATGTAAAAAAGAAGGGAATACTTCAATCCCTGGTGATCAAAGAGCCCCTGGAGATCGATTATGATAATGATACGGTAGAAGCGATTATAGAAAAGTTGGAATTCGCCATTGAGCAGCATCCATCCTTTTTAAAGGTGATCCCGGCAGAAGAATTGTTAGCCTATGAGGAGGAAAACAAAAAACGTAAATGGCGGCAGAAGGCTTAAACCTCAAGGCGCTTTAACTCACTGTAGTTTCGCCCCAGTTTTCTGAGCAGCAAGCCGTAGATCAAAAAGTATATAAGACCCAGCAGGGCAGTACATACAACACCTGTTGCAACCATTACGCCTGAAATCAGGAACTTCAATTGCTGAACGGTCATATTGACTGATTTATTTTCTAGCTCAAATACCTGTAGAAAACTATCCCCATCACTAAAGAGAATTCCTATGGCGATGATCAGGAAAGTGAGGAGAAAAATCGACAAGGCAAAAACAATGTAGTTCTTAACCGTTTTCCGGGTGCGGATTATTTTACGCATGAGTTCCTTTGCGCTGTCAAGAACTGTGATCTCCCGGTATCGCTGATAAAATTGAAAGATAAAATAAAAGACTACCACGTACTGAAGTACAGTTAGTCCCAGGACTACGTATTTTAAGCCCAGGTCGTCATAGAAGGAGATTCCCTCCCTGGCCGAAGGAATGAGGTAAAGTAGATGCGGTAAAGCAAATTCGATTATGCTAATGATAAAAATCCACTTCACAATAGAGGAAGATCGCTTCCATATCATTGCATAAAGCTCATCGTAGGACAATTTGGGCAAATCCTGCCCTTGTTTCTTCCAGTCCTTTTTCAGCAATTCCAATTCATCC
This DNA window, taken from Muriicola soli, encodes the following:
- a CDS encoding NUDIX hydrolase, whose amino-acid sequence is MDFIKFSEQISKIKNLPLPGRDAHYKMAPEIRIRELEEGNIIRKNPKKAGVMALFYPGEAYQTHLLLIMRRTYKGVHSSQVAFPGGKKEKGDASILHTALRETYEEVGVLPEKIEVIRSVSEVFIPPSNFEVQPYVGLYADPAPFIIQEDEVEHLIEVPLNKVMDNSYLTSQILSTSYASEIEVPAFNFNGYTVWGATAMMLNEIRELMKQVL
- a CDS encoding lysophospholipid acyltransferase family protein yields the protein MPLFKRNPFGHILFVKKWLIRILGIMTHQRYKGFNTLEIEGSEIVRDLPGQGVLFVSNHQTYFADVVAMFHVFNASLSGRADTIKNVGYLWNPKLNIYYVAAAETMRKSLLTKVLAYVGSISIERTWRADGQNVNRQVKMSDISNIGKALQDGWVITFPQGTTTPWKPLRKGTAHIIKKYKPIVVPVVIDGFRRSFDKKGLYVKKKGILQSLVIKEPLEIDYDNDTVEAIIEKLEFAIEQHPSFLKVIPAEELLAYEEENKKRKWRQKA